One window of the Mycobacterium haemophilum DSM 44634 genome contains the following:
- a CDS encoding acetate kinase: MTTETRARLVLVINSGSSSLKYQLVEPDAGVSRASGHIERIGEESSPVADHQAALRLAFKQLTEAGSNLQTADLAAVGHRVVHGGNEFHHPTLLDDVVVAELKKLSTLAPLHNPPAVKGIEVARKLLPDIPHIAVFDTAFFHDLPSAAAAYAIDRRLAERWQIRRYGFHGTSHRYVSEQAAAFLERSYHSLNQIVLHLGNGASASAIAGGRPLDTSMGLTPLEGLVMGTRSGDIDPSVVSYLWRSAQMGVDEIDSMLNHRSGLVGLAGERDFRRLHAMIESGDNSAQLAYDVFIHRLRKYIGAYLAVLGHTDVVSFTAGIGENDATVRRDALTGIGELGIVLDQRRNLSAGTGQIARISTDASPIAVLVVPTNEELAIARDCMHVLAGS, translated from the coding sequence ATGACTACTGAAACCCGGGCCCGTCTTGTGCTGGTGATTAACTCCGGCTCGTCGTCGCTCAAATATCAACTGGTCGAACCCGATGCGGGTGTATCGCGGGCGTCCGGCCACATCGAGCGGATCGGCGAAGAATCCTCCCCGGTCGCCGACCACCAAGCCGCACTGCGGTTGGCTTTCAAGCAATTGACCGAGGCTGGCAGTAACTTACAGACTGCTGACCTGGCGGCGGTTGGGCATCGGGTGGTGCATGGTGGCAACGAGTTCCATCATCCGACACTGCTGGATGATGTGGTTGTCGCTGAGCTTAAGAAGCTGTCGACGCTGGCCCCGCTACATAATCCGCCCGCGGTGAAAGGAATCGAGGTGGCACGGAAGTTGCTGCCCGACATTCCGCACATCGCGGTGTTCGACACCGCTTTCTTTCATGACCTACCATCAGCGGCCGCGGCCTACGCCATCGATCGTCGGCTGGCCGAGCGATGGCAAATTCGCCGCTATGGATTCCATGGCACGTCTCATCGGTACGTAAGTGAGCAGGCCGCTGCCTTCCTGGAGCGGTCGTACCACAGTCTGAATCAGATTGTGCTGCACCTGGGTAACGGTGCCTCGGCCTCGGCGATCGCCGGCGGTCGGCCACTTGACACGTCCATGGGCCTGACGCCGCTGGAGGGTTTGGTGATGGGCACCCGCAGCGGTGATATAGACCCCAGCGTTGTCAGCTACCTGTGGCGCAGCGCCCAGATGGGTGTCGACGAGATCGACTCCATGCTCAATCACCGGTCGGGGCTGGTAGGTCTGGCAGGGGAGCGTGACTTTCGGCGACTACACGCGATGATCGAATCAGGTGATAACTCAGCACAATTGGCATACGACGTGTTTATTCACCGGTTACGTAAGTACATTGGAGCCTACCTGGCGGTGCTGGGGCACACCGACGTGGTGAGCTTCACCGCAGGGATCGGTGAAAATGACGCGACAGTGCGTCGCGATGCGTTGACCGGCATCGGGGAACTGGGCATCGTGCTTGACCAGCGCCGTAACCTCAGCGCCGGAACGGGGCAGATTGCTCGCATTTCCACGGACGCCTCACCGATTGCTGTGCTGGTGGTGCCAACCAATGAAGAACTGGCCATTGCGCGCGACTGCATGCATGTGCTGGCCGGGTCATAG
- a CDS encoding serine/threonine-protein kinase PknG has translation MAESMKKEHIDPDTEDVGPATQRADLPSGATEGRPQATQAVFRPDFDDDDDLPHISVPSVDTEPQDRITPATRTLPPIRQLGGGLVEIRRVRDIDPLEALMTNPVVPESKRFCWNCGRPVGRSDSEGQAAEGTQGAKEGWCPYCGSPYSFLPQLGPGDIVAGQYEVKGCIAHGGLGWVYLALDHNVNDRPVVLKGLVHSGDAEAQAIAMAERQFLAEVVHPQIVQIFNFVQHKDTHGDPVGYIVMEYIGGQSLKRGSKKGKGEKLPVAEAIAYLLEILPALSYLHSIGLVYNDLKPENIMLTEEQLKLIDLGAVSRINSFGYLYGTPGYQAPEIVRTGPTVATDIYTVGRTLAALTLNLRTRNGRYVDGLPEDDPVLTTYDSFARLLCRAIDPDPRRRFSSAEEMSAQLMGVLREVVAQDTGVPRAGLSTIFSPSRSTFGVDLLVAHTDVYLDGRVHSEKLTAKEIVTALQVPLVDPTDVAAPVLQATVLSQPVQTLDSLRAARHGALDAQGIDLTESVELPLMEVRALLDLGDVAKATRKLDDLADRVGWQWRLVWYRAVAELLTGDYDSATKHFTEVLDTFPGELAPKLALAATAELAGESDEHKFYRTVWHTNDGVISAAFGLARFQSAEGDRTGAVRTLDEVPPTSRHFTTARLTSAVTLLSGRSTSEITEQQIRDAARRVEALPPTEPRVLQIRALVLGGAMDWLANNEASTNHILGFPFTKHGLRLGVEASLRSLARIAPTQRHRYTLVDMANKVRPTSTF, from the coding sequence ATGGCCGAGTCCATGAAGAAAGAACACATCGACCCCGACACCGAAGACGTGGGCCCGGCCACCCAGCGGGCAGACCTGCCGTCCGGCGCAACGGAAGGGCGCCCACAGGCCACCCAGGCGGTATTCCGGCCCGATTTCGACGACGACGATGACCTTCCGCATATCTCTGTCCCCAGCGTGGACACCGAGCCGCAAGACCGGATAACGCCGGCGACCAGGACGCTACCGCCGATCAGACAGCTCGGCGGCGGACTCGTGGAGATCCGCCGGGTGCGCGATATCGATCCGCTTGAGGCCTTGATGACCAATCCGGTGGTGCCGGAATCCAAGCGGTTCTGCTGGAACTGCGGACGGCCGGTCGGCCGGTCCGACTCGGAGGGCCAGGCGGCTGAGGGGACTCAAGGGGCTAAGGAGGGCTGGTGCCCCTACTGCGGCAGTCCGTATTCGTTCCTACCCCAGCTGGGGCCCGGAGACATCGTCGCCGGTCAGTACGAGGTCAAGGGCTGCATCGCGCACGGCGGGTTGGGCTGGGTCTACCTAGCGCTCGACCACAACGTCAACGACCGGCCGGTGGTGCTCAAGGGCCTGGTGCACTCCGGTGACGCCGAGGCGCAGGCGATCGCGATGGCCGAACGGCAATTCCTCGCCGAGGTGGTGCACCCGCAGATCGTTCAGATCTTCAACTTTGTCCAGCACAAAGACACACACGGGGATCCGGTCGGCTACATCGTCATGGAATACATCGGCGGGCAATCGCTGAAACGGGGCTCAAAGAAGGGCAAGGGCGAGAAACTGCCGGTCGCCGAGGCGATCGCCTACCTGCTGGAAATCCTGCCCGCGCTGAGCTATCTGCATTCCATCGGCTTGGTCTACAACGACCTGAAGCCGGAGAACATCATGCTCACCGAAGAGCAACTCAAACTGATTGACCTAGGCGCGGTGTCGCGGATCAACTCGTTCGGCTACCTCTACGGCACACCCGGCTATCAGGCGCCCGAGATCGTGCGGACCGGTCCGACGGTGGCCACCGACATCTACACCGTGGGCCGCACGCTCGCGGCGCTCACGTTGAACCTGCGCACCCGCAACGGCCGCTACGTGGACGGGCTGCCCGAAGACGATCCGGTGTTGACCACCTACGACTCTTTTGCCCGGTTGCTGTGCCGCGCCATCGACCCCGATCCACGGCGCCGCTTCAGCTCCGCGGAGGAGATGTCCGCGCAGCTGATGGGTGTGTTGCGGGAGGTGGTTGCCCAAGACACTGGGGTGCCGCGGGCCGGCCTGTCGACCATCTTCAGCCCGAGCCGCTCGACATTCGGCGTGGACCTGCTGGTCGCCCACACCGACGTGTATTTGGACGGCCGGGTGCATTCGGAGAAGCTCACCGCCAAGGAGATCGTGACGGCGCTGCAGGTTCCGCTGGTTGATCCGACCGACGTGGCCGCCCCGGTGCTGCAGGCGACGGTGCTCTCCCAGCCGGTGCAGACACTGGACTCGCTGCGTGCAGCCCGGCACGGTGCTCTGGACGCGCAGGGTATCGACTTGACCGAGTCGGTTGAGCTGCCACTGATGGAAGTCCGTGCGCTGCTGGACCTGGGCGATGTGGCCAAGGCCACCCGGAAACTCGACGACCTGGCCGATCGGGTCGGCTGGCAGTGGCGGTTGGTCTGGTATCGCGCCGTCGCCGAGCTCCTCACCGGCGACTACGACTCGGCCACCAAACATTTCACCGAGGTGCTGGACACCTTTCCCGGTGAGCTGGCACCCAAGCTCGCGCTGGCCGCCACCGCCGAGCTGGCCGGCGAGTCCGACGAGCACAAGTTCTACCGGACGGTGTGGCACACCAACGACGGCGTGATCTCAGCGGCTTTCGGACTGGCCAGATTCCAGTCGGCCGAAGGCGATCGAACCGGCGCCGTGCGCACTCTTGATGAAGTGCCGCCTACCTCGCGCCATTTCACCACCGCCCGCCTGACCAGTGCGGTGACCCTGCTGTCCGGCCGGTCCACCAGCGAAATCACCGAGCAGCAGATCCGCGACGCCGCCCGGCGAGTGGAGGCGCTGCCGCCCACCGAACCACGTGTGCTGCAGATCCGCGCTCTGGTATTGGGAGGCGCGATGGACTGGCTAGCCAATAACGAGGCCAGCACCAATCACATCCTCGGTTTTCCGTTCACGAAACACGGATTGCGACTAGGTGTCGAGGCGTCGCTGCGCAGCCTGGCCCGGATCGCGCCCACCCAACGGCACCGCTACACCCTGGTGGACATGGCCAACAAGGTGCGGCCCACCAGTACGTTCTAG
- a CDS encoding glutamate ABC transporter substrate-binding protein, which translates to MPRQPRIQRACSVLGTAMVLAACSHAEPLIVATVPTLPPPTPVGMEQVPPEPPPPRDNTEEDCNPTASLRPFPTKAEADAAVAEIRARGRLIVGLDIGSNLFSFRDPITGEITGFDVDIAGEVARDIFGTPSHIEYRILSTTERITALQKSEVDIVVKTMTITCERRKLVNFSTVYLDANQRILAPRDSPITKPSDLSNKRVCVTRGTTSLHQVREITPPPIIVSAENWADCLVAMQQREIDAISTDDSILAGLVEEDPYLHIVGPNMATQPYGIGINLDNTTLVRFVNGTLERIRRDGTWNTLYRKWLTVLGPAPAPPIPRYVD; encoded by the coding sequence ATGCCGCGCCAGCCCAGGATCCAGCGAGCCTGCAGTGTGCTCGGCACGGCGATGGTGCTGGCCGCTTGCAGCCATGCGGAGCCCCTGATAGTGGCCACCGTGCCGACCCTGCCGCCACCCACACCGGTCGGCATGGAGCAAGTGCCGCCGGAACCCCCGCCGCCGCGCGACAACACCGAGGAAGACTGCAACCCCACCGCCAGCCTGCGCCCCTTCCCCACCAAGGCCGAAGCTGACGCTGCGGTAGCCGAGATCCGCGCCCGCGGCCGACTGATCGTCGGGCTCGACATCGGTAGCAACCTGTTCAGCTTCCGCGACCCGATCACCGGCGAAATCACCGGATTCGACGTCGACATCGCCGGCGAGGTAGCGCGCGACATCTTCGGCACCCCATCACATATCGAGTACCGCATCCTGTCGACCACAGAGCGCATCACCGCGCTGCAGAAATCGGAGGTCGACATCGTCGTCAAGACGATGACGATCACCTGCGAGCGACGCAAGCTAGTGAACTTCTCCACCGTCTACCTCGACGCCAACCAGCGCATCCTCGCCCCGCGTGACTCACCAATCACCAAGCCGTCCGACCTGTCCAACAAACGAGTCTGCGTGACACGGGGCACTACCTCGCTGCACCAGGTCCGCGAGATCACACCACCGCCGATCATCGTGTCGGCGGAAAACTGGGCTGACTGCCTGGTGGCAATGCAGCAGCGGGAGATCGACGCCATCAGCACCGACGACTCGATCCTGGCCGGGCTGGTCGAGGAAGACCCCTACTTGCACATCGTCGGGCCCAATATGGCCACCCAGCCCTATGGCATAGGGATCAACTTGGACAACACCACGCTGGTCCGGTTCGTCAACGGCACACTAGAGCGCATCCGCAGGGACGGCACCTGGAACACGTTGTACCGCAAGTGGTTAACGGTCCTCGGGCCGGCGCCGGCCCCGCCCATACCGAGGTATGTGGATTGA
- the glnX gene encoding protein kinase G-activating protein GlnX codes for MTVELAHPSTEPLGSRSPAEPAHPRWWFVSTTPGRILTIGIVLAALGGLSAFATSTTINHRQQVLTTVLSHTEPLSFAAGRLYTTLSVADAAAATAFIAQAEPRTVRLRYEEAITDAAVAVTRASAGLTDARLVELLGRINAELAVYTGLIEIARTNNREGNPVGSSYLSEASGLMQSTILPAAQELYRETSNRVDSETTASTQIPLPVILIVATTVVFGALSHRWLARRTRRRINPGLVVGALCILVMVMWVGTALTISTTASRSAKDTAAESLRTVTNVEITAQQARADETLSLIRHGDDESRRKAFYTRIDTMHQEISQYLSRSDAVDKEDLQGVDQLLVRWRQANDRMNSYISVGNYRAATKVALGSGEDDSTPAFDKLDDELVKTMDQSRTRLRQDVLSARSGLSGAQIGGMVLSLGAAIAVALGLWPRLKEYR; via the coding sequence GTGACGGTTGAGCTGGCGCACCCGTCGACCGAGCCGCTAGGGTCTCGGTCGCCGGCCGAACCGGCCCATCCCCGCTGGTGGTTCGTCTCGACCACACCGGGCCGCATCTTGACTATCGGCATCGTTTTGGCAGCTCTGGGCGGCCTCAGCGCGTTCGCCACCTCGACGACCATCAACCACCGGCAGCAAGTGCTGACTACCGTGCTGAGCCACACCGAGCCGCTGTCGTTCGCCGCTGGACGGCTTTACACCACGTTGTCAGTTGCCGACGCCGCGGCGGCTACCGCGTTCATCGCCCAAGCTGAACCGCGCACCGTCCGGCTGCGTTACGAAGAGGCCATCACCGACGCCGCGGTGGCGGTGACCCGGGCGTCGGCCGGACTGACCGACGCCCGGCTGGTGGAATTGCTGGGCCGGATCAACGCCGAACTGGCCGTCTACACCGGGTTGATCGAGATCGCCCGCACCAATAACCGGGAAGGCAACCCGGTCGGGTCGTCGTACCTGTCGGAGGCATCGGGGCTGATGCAATCGACAATCCTGCCCGCAGCACAAGAGCTCTACCGGGAGACGTCGAACCGGGTAGATAGCGAAACCACCGCATCGACTCAAATTCCGCTCCCGGTGATTCTCATCGTCGCCACCACCGTGGTCTTCGGTGCGTTATCCCACCGCTGGTTGGCCCGGCGCACGAGACGCCGGATCAACCCCGGTCTCGTGGTGGGTGCGCTCTGCATCCTCGTCATGGTGATGTGGGTCGGAACCGCGTTGACGATTTCCACGACCGCCAGCCGTAGCGCCAAAGACACCGCGGCCGAGTCACTGAGAACCGTTACCAACGTCGAGATCACCGCTCAGCAAGCGCGAGCTGACGAGACGCTGTCGCTGATCCGGCACGGCGATGACGAGAGCCGGAGGAAGGCGTTCTACACCCGCATCGACACCATGCACCAAGAGATCAGCCAATACTTGTCCCGCAGCGACGCCGTCGACAAGGAAGACCTGCAAGGCGTCGACCAGCTGCTGGTCCGCTGGCGGCAGGCGAATGATCGGATGAACTCCTACATCTCGGTAGGTAACTATCGGGCCGCCACCAAGGTCGCGCTGGGTAGCGGTGAGGACGACTCCACCCCCGCGTTCGACAAACTCGACGACGAGTTGGTCAAGACGATGGACCAAAGCCGCACCCGCTTGCGCCAGGACGTCCTGAGTGCGCGCAGTGGGTTATCCGGCGCCCAGATCGGTGGCATGGTGCTCAGCCTGGGCGCCGCCATCGCGGTCGCCCTCGGCCTGTGGCCGCGGCTGAAGGAGTATCGGTGA
- a CDS encoding NUDIX hydrolase, protein MQGDGDGWVVSDSGVHYWGRYGAAGLLLRAPQRDGTPAVLLQHRASWSHQGGTWGLPGGARDSHETPEETAVREAREEAGLTAERLAVRATVVTAEVSALRGTTWTYTTVVADARELLHTVPNRESAELRWVAEFEVADLPLHPGLAASWQRLRTAPATVPLDRGDQRRQGLPRTVEIETGVFVWCMPGDADQAPSQLSRRISSLLSAPK, encoded by the coding sequence GTGCAGGGCGACGGTGACGGATGGGTGGTATCCGACAGCGGCGTCCACTACTGGGGTCGGTATGGCGCGGCCGGTCTGCTGCTTCGGGCACCGCAGCGCGACGGCACCCCCGCGGTGCTACTGCAGCATCGGGCGTCGTGGAGTCATCAAGGCGGCACCTGGGGTTTGCCTGGTGGCGCTCGGGATAGCCACGAGACCCCCGAGGAGACCGCGGTCCGCGAAGCTCGCGAAGAGGCCGGTCTCACCGCAGAGCGACTCGCGGTACGGGCGACGGTGGTGACGGCCGAGGTCTCCGCGCTCAGGGGTACTACCTGGACCTACACCACGGTTGTCGCCGATGCCCGCGAGTTGCTGCACACCGTGCCCAACCGGGAAAGCGCCGAATTGCGTTGGGTTGCTGAGTTCGAGGTGGCCGACCTGCCGCTGCATCCCGGGTTGGCCGCCAGCTGGCAACGGCTGCGCACCGCCCCGGCCACCGTGCCGCTAGATCGCGGCGACCAACGCCGGCAGGGCCTGCCTCGCACCGTCGAGATTGAGACGGGAGTCTTCGTCTGGTGTATGCCGGGTGACGCGGATCAGGCACCGTCGCAGTTGAGTCGCCGGATCAGCTCGTTGCTCTCAGCGCCGAAATAA
- the thiE gene encoding thiamine phosphate synthase, which produces MHEPHGQSAIRLATRLAKAKLYLCTDARRERGDLAQFVDAALAGGVDIVQLRDKGSVGEQQFGPLEARDELAACEILADATRRHGALFAVNDRADIARAVGADVLHLGQGDLPPDLARQIVGRHTLLGLSTHNRNQVAAAAAALNAGMLDYFCVGPCWPTPTKPGRPAPGLELVRAASQISSELAGDKPWFAIGGIDAQRLPDVLHAGARRIVVVRAITAADDPRAAAEQLISALRATS; this is translated from the coding sequence GTGCACGAACCTCATGGGCAGTCCGCGATCCGTCTGGCCACCCGTCTCGCCAAGGCGAAGCTGTATCTTTGCACCGACGCGCGGCGTGAGCGCGGCGACTTAGCCCAATTTGTCGACGCCGCCTTGGCCGGCGGGGTGGACATCGTCCAGCTGCGCGACAAGGGTTCCGTCGGTGAGCAACAGTTTGGGCCGCTGGAAGCACGCGACGAGCTAGCCGCGTGCGAGATCCTCGCCGACGCGACGCGACGGCACGGCGCCCTGTTCGCGGTCAACGACCGCGCCGATATTGCCCGTGCGGTGGGCGCCGACGTGCTGCACCTGGGGCAGGGTGATCTGCCGCCTGACCTGGCGCGACAGATCGTGGGTCGGCACACGCTGCTCGGCCTGTCCACCCATAACCGAAACCAGGTTGCCGCCGCCGCGGCCGCCTTGAACGCCGGCATGCTCGACTATTTCTGCGTCGGGCCTTGCTGGCCCACCCCGACCAAACCGGGCCGGCCGGCTCCGGGTCTTGAACTGGTGCGGGCCGCCTCTCAAATCAGCTCTGAACTCGCCGGCGACAAACCGTGGTTCGCTATCGGCGGTATCGACGCGCAGCGGCTGCCCGACGTGCTCCATGCCGGTGCCCGCCGGATCGTGGTGGTGCGGGCCATCACCGCGGCCGACGACCCACGGGCCGCGGCCGAACAGCTTATTTCGGCGCTGAGAGCAACGAGCTGA
- the thiO gene encoding glycine oxidase ThiO: protein MPSGPPTGSLGVIGGGVIGLSVARRAAQAGWSVRVHRTREHGASWVAGGMLAPHSEGWPGEERLLQLGLESLRLWHQGGFTDGLAPEVITARESLVVAVDQADVADLRTVADWLSTQGHPVIWESAARDVEPLLAQGVRHGFRAPTELAVDNRALLDALCLDCERLGVRWAAPVNDLSDVDADAVVIANGIDAPALWPGLPVRPVKGEVLRLRWRYGCMPLLQRVIRARVHGRQVYLVPRADGVVVGATQYEHGRDNAPVVSGVRDLLDDACAVLPALGEYELAECAAGLRPMTPDNLPLVHRLDNRTLVAAGHGRSGFLLAPWTAEQIMSELAAVGAQA, encoded by the coding sequence ATGCCGTCAGGCCCACCCACGGGGTCGCTGGGCGTTATCGGCGGCGGCGTCATCGGGTTGTCGGTGGCACGCCGCGCAGCGCAGGCTGGATGGTCCGTGCGGGTACACCGAACCCGCGAGCACGGCGCGTCCTGGGTTGCCGGGGGCATGCTGGCCCCGCACAGCGAAGGCTGGCCCGGCGAGGAACGGCTGTTGCAGCTGGGCCTCGAGTCGCTGCGGTTGTGGCACCAAGGCGGATTTACCGACGGGCTGGCGCCGGAGGTGATTACCGCACGCGAGTCGCTGGTGGTGGCCGTCGACCAAGCCGATGTCGCTGACCTGCGCACGGTTGCGGACTGGTTGTCCACGCAAGGCCACCCGGTGATCTGGGAGTCAGCTGCCCGCGACGTCGAACCCCTGCTGGCACAAGGCGTCCGACATGGTTTTCGGGCGCCGACCGAACTGGCAGTGGACAACCGGGCCTTGCTCGACGCGCTGTGCTTAGACTGCGAGCGTCTAGGGGTGCGGTGGGCCGCGCCGGTGAACGACCTATCCGATGTTGACGCAGACGCGGTAGTGATTGCCAACGGCATTGACGCGCCCGCGTTGTGGCCCGGCCTACCGGTCCGTCCGGTGAAGGGAGAGGTGCTGCGTTTGCGTTGGCGATATGGTTGTATGCCGTTGCTGCAAAGGGTAATTCGAGCACGGGTGCATGGTCGGCAGGTGTACCTGGTTCCGCGTGCGGACGGCGTGGTCGTCGGTGCCACCCAGTACGAACACGGCCGGGACAACGCTCCGGTCGTGTCCGGAGTGCGTGACCTGCTTGACGATGCGTGTGCCGTGCTGCCGGCGTTGGGCGAGTACGAATTGGCTGAGTGCGCCGCTGGGCTACGCCCAATGACGCCGGATAATCTGCCACTCGTGCACCGTCTGGATAACCGGACGCTGGTCGCCGCCGGCCACGGCCGATCGGGATTTCTGCTGGCACCGTGGACAGCTGAACAGATCATGTCCGAACTTGCCGCGGTCGGAGCGCAAGCGTGA
- the thiS gene encoding sulfur carrier protein ThiS gives MIVVVNEQQVEVDEQITVAALLASLGFPAGGIAVAVDFSVLPRSDWATKVSELPALSGRSEPVRLEVVTAVQGG, from the coding sequence ATGATTGTCGTCGTCAACGAACAGCAGGTCGAGGTCGACGAGCAGATCACCGTCGCCGCGCTGCTAGCGTCGCTGGGCTTCCCGGCTGGTGGTATCGCAGTGGCTGTAGACTTCTCAGTGCTGCCTCGATCTGACTGGGCGACAAAAGTTTCTGAGCTTCCCGCTCTTTCTGGGCGGTCTGAGCCGGTCCGACTCGAAGTGGTTACGGCGGTGCAAGGTGGTTGA
- a CDS encoding thiazole synthase, which translates to MVESKLTIGDRSFASRLIMGTGGAANLAVLEEALIASGTELTTVAIRRVDAEGGTGLLDLLNRLGIMPLPNTAGCRSAAEAVLTAQLAREALNTNWIKLEVIADERTLLPDGVELVRAAEQLVDDGFVVLPYTNDDPALAQRLEGTGCAAVMPLGSPIGTGLGINNPHNIEMIVAQAGVPVVLDAGIGTASDAALAMELGCDAVLLASAVTRAVDPPAMAAAMAAAVTAGYLARRAGRIPKRFWAQASSPARR; encoded by the coding sequence GTGGTTGAATCAAAACTCACGATCGGGGACCGCAGCTTCGCTTCGCGGCTCATCATGGGTACCGGGGGAGCCGCAAACTTGGCGGTATTGGAAGAGGCGCTGATCGCCTCAGGTACCGAGCTGACGACCGTCGCGATCCGCCGGGTCGACGCCGAGGGTGGAACCGGACTGCTCGACCTGCTCAACCGGCTTGGCATCATGCCGCTGCCCAATACCGCCGGGTGTCGCAGCGCTGCAGAGGCGGTGCTGACCGCACAGCTGGCCCGCGAGGCGTTGAACACCAACTGGATCAAGCTCGAGGTGATCGCCGACGAACGCACCTTGCTGCCGGATGGCGTTGAATTAGTAAGGGCGGCAGAGCAATTAGTCGACGATGGGTTTGTGGTTCTGCCGTATACCAACGACGACCCGGCGCTGGCTCAGCGGCTGGAGGGCACCGGTTGCGCGGCGGTGATGCCGCTAGGATCACCGATTGGCACTGGCCTTGGCATCAACAATCCACACAATATCGAGATGATCGTCGCTCAGGCCGGCGTCCCGGTGGTGCTCGACGCCGGCATCGGTACCGCGAGCGACGCCGCCTTAGCGATGGAATTGGGCTGCGATGCTGTGCTGTTGGCTTCTGCGGTGACTCGGGCCGTCGACCCGCCGGCAATGGCCGCTGCGATGGCTGCCGCCGTTACCGCCGGCTATCTGGCACGCCGGGCCGGGCGGATCCCAAAACGCTTCTGGGCGCAGGCTTCCAGTCCGGCCCGACGATGA
- a CDS encoding SGNH/GDSL hydrolase family protein yields MNRYVALGSSMAAGPGIRPRVAGAPWGSGRSARNYPHLVAERLNLQLVDVSFSGATTAHILADHQGSAPPQITALDGSETLVTITIGGNDVGYVPLLMAASLPRIARHLPVIGGRIRELLDRDARDRALKEVFDSLCRVGRAVRQHAPRARVFFVDYLTLLPPAGAPARPLSEAEVDLGRHVASTLERLTADAAAATGCEAVRAAAASRHHHAWSGEPWTTKPTKSSVAPPGRPAPLHPNAAGMRAVAELVVAQL; encoded by the coding sequence ATGAACAGGTATGTCGCACTGGGTAGTTCGATGGCGGCCGGTCCCGGTATCCGGCCCCGCGTTGCTGGCGCGCCATGGGGGTCAGGTCGATCGGCGCGCAATTACCCGCATTTGGTCGCCGAGCGACTCAACCTGCAGCTTGTCGACGTCTCCTTTTCTGGCGCCACCACTGCCCACATATTGGCCGATCACCAGGGCAGCGCTCCACCCCAAATCACTGCGTTGGACGGTTCGGAGACCTTGGTCACGATCACGATCGGAGGCAACGACGTTGGATACGTCCCGTTGCTGATGGCTGCCTCGCTGCCGCGGATAGCGCGCCATCTCCCGGTGATAGGTGGACGTATCCGTGAACTGCTGGACCGCGATGCACGCGATCGAGCGCTGAAGGAGGTGTTCGACTCGTTGTGCAGGGTCGGTCGGGCGGTACGCCAACACGCCCCACGCGCTCGGGTCTTCTTCGTCGACTACTTGACACTGCTGCCGCCTGCGGGCGCGCCGGCTCGGCCGCTTTCGGAAGCGGAGGTGGATCTGGGTCGCCATGTGGCGAGCACCCTGGAACGACTCACAGCCGACGCCGCCGCCGCAACCGGCTGCGAGGCTGTCCGCGCGGCCGCGGCCAGCCGGCACCACCACGCATGGTCGGGCGAACCCTGGACGACCAAGCCGACCAAATCCAGTGTGGCGCCGCCGGGTCGGCCGGCTCCGTTGCACCCTAACGCTGCCGGGATGCGCGCGGTGGCGGAATTGGTGGTGGCCCAGTTATAG
- a CDS encoding CD225/dispanin family protein encodes MTAQPPPPGYPPQPPAGQAPNNYLVWSILVTLFCCLPLGIVAIVKSSQVNGLWASGRYAEAQAAADSAKKLSIWSAVIGVVVFVIYGILMAVGALNTSTNAAMLAAMF; translated from the coding sequence ATGACTGCACAGCCACCACCGCCTGGTTACCCGCCGCAACCGCCTGCCGGGCAAGCGCCGAACAACTACCTGGTGTGGTCCATTCTGGTGACGTTGTTCTGCTGCCTTCCCTTGGGGATCGTTGCGATCGTCAAATCCAGCCAGGTCAACGGTTTATGGGCATCTGGCCGTTACGCTGAGGCGCAGGCCGCCGCCGACAGCGCTAAGAAACTCTCGATCTGGTCAGCCGTTATAGGCGTGGTCGTGTTCGTCATCTATGGGATCTTGATGGCGGTGGGCGCCCTGAATACGAGTACGAACGCGGCAATGCTTGCAGCGATGTTCTAA
- a CDS encoding DUF2752 domain-containing protein, with protein sequence MCPAKALLGIDCPGCGSLRMLYSLMHGNLLAAARFNALGLTAVLLLVWTYLAWTYGRLVGRRIGSWQHHRWSAVVTLSLVAAWFVVRNIPFAPFTGLYV encoded by the coding sequence GTGTGTCCCGCAAAGGCACTGTTGGGTATCGACTGCCCCGGGTGCGGTAGTTTGCGAATGTTGTATTCGCTCATGCACGGCAATCTGTTGGCGGCCGCCAGGTTTAATGCACTGGGCCTGACGGCGGTGCTGCTGTTGGTGTGGACATACCTGGCTTGGACGTACGGCCGCTTGGTCGGTCGACGGATCGGGAGCTGGCAGCACCATCGCTGGTCGGCGGTGGTGACATTGTCGTTGGTGGCGGCTTGGTTTGTGGTGCGCAACATCCCTTTTGCGCCCTTCACTGGGCTGTATGTCTAG